The DNA region TGCCCATTTATTTAGACGAATTCCTGGACGAGACTCACTTTTTATTACCTTTTTTTAGATTTTCTCATTTTATTTGCCACTTTTGAAATTTATTTGCCACTTCGCCTTATTTATTTGGCACTTTCCACCTTTTATTTGCCACTTCGACCTATTTATTTGCCAAATTCCGTAAACACACCTTATTTCTTCGCAGTAATCGTCGCAAGCATACTCTCAGCGGAGGAGATCTCTACTCCTTGATAGTAGTGCTTGACAATCTCTTTATAGTCCTTACCCTCAACGGCCATTCCATTGGCTCCGTATTGACTCATGCCAACGCCGTGTCCGTAGCCTTTGGTACTGATGACAATTTTACTCCCTTTCCGTTCCCAAGCGAAGTCAGAGGATTGTAGCTCTAGTGCCTCGCGAATCTCTTTTCCAGTCAAAACCTTCCCATTGAAATCCACTTTAGCGACGCGTTTACCTGTGGTGCGCTCGACAATTTTTCCAATGGTTGAATCCGATCCTACCTTAACACCTAATTTGGCTTCAAAATCCTTCACACTCATCACCTTTTGACTGCTAAACTTCGGAGAGTCTTTATCCCACGGACTTGAAACACTCCTTAAATAGGGTAATTCATTTGACCAGTAGTCTTCGGAGTTTTCCGTGTAGCCATTGCTAGTCGAGAAGAAGGAGGCATCGATAGCCTCACCATTATAGGTTAGAATTTGTCCGCTGGTTGCACGAACAGCAGCGAGAACTTTTGACCTTTTCCTTTCGTAATCTTTATCCCATTTTTTCCGGAGCTCCTCGTCACTATGATAGACTTGATGCAGCTGGGTATCTGTGACCTGGGCGCCATCCGGGACACCCATCTTGTCTTTGCTTAGCATTTTTTTCACAATGTACGTTCTTGCCGTTAGCGCTTGTGCTTTCAAAGCTTCGTCTTCAAAGTCGGCATACATTTCGGCTGCAACCACCCCAACGAGATAGTCTTCAAGTTGAACATTTTCGATTTTTCCTATGGCTGAACGGTAAACCGCTACCTCGACCGCTGAATCGGTGGAGGATGGGTTCTGTTCTGGTGTCTTCGTTAACTCTTCACCTAATTCCCCGTTCGCCTTTCCATCCGTGAAGGGTAATACTAAAACAGCGGGAATAATTAGTATGACGGCAAAAAGAATCGATACTAGTACGATGAGTGGTTTGAATTTTTTCATGTCGTTGCCTCCATTTATGTAAATTTGTTGCATCTCATTCAATCATATGGAGGAGGACAAGCATTTATGATAAAAAATGGATCTTTCTTTAAGGCTCTTTCCGTAAAGATTGTTGTAAAAACCCAAAGGCTGGTTTTTACCTTAAAATAGCTATTGGGCACTTCGAATAAAGTTTGCTCTAAAGAAATTAGCTTAATTAGGCGAAAGATAGCTTCAAGTTCGATTATTCCTATTTAATTAGCTCAAAAGTTTGAGAAAAAAGCTTAAAAAATAAAACAAAGCCGAAGAATCCATTAAGATTCTTCGGCTCGTTTGTTAAATTGATTTCCGCTCGAGGCTTCAATCAACTATAATTAAGCATTCATATCAGAAATAAACGTTTCTTCTTCTGTAAAAGTTTCTTCTTCTTCGTTGATGCGTTCGATATCTGCGCCTAATGAGGCTAATTTGCCATGGAAGTCTACATATCCGCGGTCCAGGTGTTTTAATTCCGTTACGCGTGTATTACCTTCAGACACTAATCCTGTCAAAATAAGAGCAGCAGCGGCACGAAGGTCTGTTGCAGAAACTTCGGCACCCTGTAAGTTGGACATACCATTCAAAATCACAGAACGTCCTTCAATTTTTATATCGGCATTCATACGACGGAATTCCTCGACATGCATGAAGCGGTTTTCGAACACCGTTTCAGTAATCATAGAGGTACCTTCTGCACGAAGCAGGAGCGCCATCATTTGTGATTGCATGTCAGTTGGGAAACCAGGATGCGGCATCGTCTTGATGTCAACGGCTTTCAATTTTTCTGGGCCGATGACACGAACGCCGTCTTCTTCTTCAATAATCGTTACACCCATTTCTTCCATTTTTGCAATCAAGGAAGAAATATGTTCAGGAACTGCGCCTCTTACAAGTACATTTCCGCGCGTAAGCGCTGCAGCAACCATAAAGGTTCCCGCTTCGATACGGTCGGGGATAATATGATGTTCAGCGCCGAATAATACATCCACACCTTCAATACGAAGAGTGCCCGTACCAGCGCCGCGAACGTTTCCGCCCATTTTGTTCAAGAAGTTAGCCAGATCAACGATTTCAGGTTCTTTTGCTACGTTTTCAATAATGGTTGTTCCCTGTGCAAGGGTAGCAGCCATCATGATGTTTTCTGTTGCACCAACACTTGGGAAATCCAAGTATATTTTTGCTCCCTTTAAGCGGCCTTCAACCTCCGCATCGATAAAGCCATTTCCTACCTTCACTTTTGCACCCATGGCTTCAAAGCCTTTAAGATGCTGGTCGATAGGGCGAGATCCAATAGCACAGCCGCCAGGTAAGGCAACCCGGGCACGGCCATTTCTTGCTAATAATGATCCCATGACAAGGACAGACGCGCGCATCTTACGAACATATTCGAAAGGCGCCTCATCTTTTAACACTCTAGATGCATCGACGACAACTGTATTATTGTTAAAAGCAACCTCAGCGTTCAGGTTACGTAATACTTCGTTTATTGTATATACATCGGAGAGTGTAGGTACATCACGAATTACACTTTTTCCGTCACTTGCTAATAATGTGGCAGCGAGTACAGGCAGGACGGCATTTTTTGCGCCTTCAACTTTTACCGTTCCATATAACCTGTTTCCGCCGCGGACGATGATCTTTTCCAAGAGTATTCCCCTCCGCGTCCATTTTCTCTATATTAATATTCAATCGTAATGATGGGTGTGCCAACTACAATGGCAGTCCTTCCGCCCATTCCTTCGGAGCGTATACCAATTTGTAAATTCATGTTATCTTTTTTATTTTCAATGGAGTCTGAAAACAGCGGCGAATAGGCCGAAACAGACATGAAGTTCTCCTCTTTTAACGCTTCGATTTCTTTTGCATTTAGAACAGCTAGTAATGTTGGTAATGCCTCATCCATCTTATCATAGGCGCTGCCCTTCACACTAGAGAAAACTGTTGGATTTCCCCGAAATATGTCAGCAAGCCTATTTTCAAATTGTACATTTGTGAAAAAGGACTTTTGCTCCTCATTCCACTCATTACCACTTACTTTATATATTATATACGCATTGACAGGTTGTTTTGTGTGGGTTGCCAAAATCTGAAGCGTTTCTTTGCGGTGTTTAGCTGTTGGAGGTACGGCAGTTACTTCCCATTTTTGGTCAGTCTCTTGATAAGACCATTCCCAGCCTGGAAGCATCGTTTGTAGCTCCTTCACATATTTCTGTACTTTCTTCTCTGTATTTAGGTCAACCAAATGTTCTCTTGCATAAAAAGTCCATTCATCGAGCAAAATATCTTCGGTTTCAAAAATAGATGTGATTTTCAGCAAATCAAGACCGCTCTGTGCATCAGTCTGGCGATTACCAATCACAACCATCATTAAACTTACAATCGTCAATATGCTAATGGTAAAAAATATCTTTGTATTTTTCTTCATTTCAACTCTCCCCCTTACTACCATTGTTACCAAGGTGAGAAAGAGCATACTTGGGAATTGTCGTCACTTTTTGACAATGAGAAAAATACAGCTTTTTAGCTGGATTGCACTTTTTTTCACACAAAGAGAATTGTACTCAATAATTCGCAAAAAGGGAACATGTACGAAGTCCTAAATTTTTACCATTTGTATGTATTGTAAAATCAACGGCAGTTGTCTTGACCATTGGAGATAGTCTAGGAAAAAGTTACTAACCGACGATCCAATGATAATTGCCAATAATATATAGAGTAATCGTGCTTGAAAAACATGACTCGGTTTGATTAGCTTGTCAAGGCGAATCGCTTGGAGCGCATACCAGGCAAGGGCTATAAACACTAAATGTGAAAAAATACTTATTAATGCGTTTTGTCCAAATTCACTCAAATTTCAAAACCTCCTATTCAGAACATATCTTTACTATCTGACGAATGAAAGGCTTAAAAGTTTCACATCTTGTAATATTTGTAATATTTAAACTTCATGGTAATTGTGTCTATTCTGTGAACATCTATACTATTCCCTCCAACCAACACCGTAAGCAAAGATATTTCCTATCCATTCTTCCAAGGCTCTTTCCTAAAAAATTGCCGTTCTTAGATTATATAGTTGATACTCTTACCAACTTTTTAGAAAAGAGCCCTGCTAAGGGCTCTTTATTTAAAGCATATTCTCTAGGATTCTAGTAAATATCTGAAGTCTTTTTTGTTGCAACAACCACTAAACGTCCGCGATCCAGCTCTTCTTCATATTGCTCCGCTTCTAAAGTATTTAATCCTAAAGCTTCCATTTTGGAGCGTAGTTCATCCCCACGAGATCGAAATACATTTGCGATTGAATTAACGACACCCTGTTCTCCTATCCCAATTTCATTAATATCCATTGTGTCTGATAAGTGTTTGGTGCGATCTTTATCATGTGCTAGTAGGTAAACTTCCTCTTTTTTGTACCCTTGATTAATGAACTGTTCAATTACCATTTTTGCTTGGACACCATTTTCGACGATTTTTACATTTTCCATTTTTTCATTCCTCCTTGAAAGATGTTGTCAGCTGATGTGTCAGCTTGTACCAGTTATATAACCGCTCTTCAAGGAAACCAAACCTATTTTTAAAAAACTTTATTTGTTTTAATAAAAAAGTTACGGGTAATAAAAAGGGAAAAGATGGAGGTGTAAGATGAGGAATAAGGCAGATTTAATTAAAAAAATCAGTTTGTTAAAACAAAAGATCGATAAATGTTTGGATGAGCGAGATCGAGAAAGCTTTAATCAATTATCTCTTGAATTGAAGGTGTGCCAGAATTACTTGGAAACTTGTTTTACCAACACTGAGGTGCACTTTAAGAAGCCTTTCGAGCAAAAACGTGGTAAATTTTTTAACCATTAAGTTTAGCTGCCCGAAAATTCGGGTACTTACCAACTGTAGAACATTGAAAATGAAAGGGGAGAATTTTTATGGGATTTATTTGGTCATTAATTATTGGAGGAATTATCGGCTGGCTGGCTGGACTGATTCTGGGACGTGATGTTCCTGGAGGTGTTATCGGAAATATCATTGCAGGGTTCATCGGGGCCTGGATTGGTTCTCTCTTAGGTGGCTTTGGACCTGTGATTGGTGGGTTTTACATTTTGCCAGCTCTCCTCGGTGCCATTGTCTTTGTGCTCATCCTAAGCCTTGCCCTAAGAATGATCAAACGCAACGCATAATCTAGAACGAAGTGAAGGCTGCAAATTCCTGCAGTCTTCTTTTTTGTAGTCTCAAAAAAGGGCATCTGCACATACACAGATACCTTTGAAACGTGTTATAGGAGACCCGAAAACAGCCGAGCAAAGGATTCCTTCCATTTAACATCCAAACCTCTTTTGTAAAATGTAACCGGACGAATCCGAATGCATTCCTTAAGGTCTTCTTCAAAATGAGTAACAAGGTCGTCGATGCTGTCAGTGCCTGTTAAAAACAAATTCACCTCAAAGTTCAAATGAAAACTGCGCTGATCCATATTAGCCGTTCCAATTGATGCCATGTCACCGTCGACAATGATCACTTTTTTATGTAAAAAGCCTTTTTGATACGTGTAGAGCTCAATTCCCGCAAGCAGAAGTTCAGGAAAATAGGATTGAGTGGCATATTGAGTTAAAAAACCATCATTGCTCTCGGGCACCATTAACCTCACTTGAATTCCCTTTTCCGCTGCTATCCTCAGTGCTGTCATAATTGCCTGATTAGGAATAAAGTAAGGTGTCGCAATCCAGACCGACTCTGTTGCACACGAAATCATGGCATAATAATGATCACTCATGTCCCGGGTTTCTGGGCCAGTGGCCACCACGTGGACGAGACCTTCCCCCTCTGCTGGCACCTGCTTAAGATAGAAAGGATTTTCAAATAACTTTTCTCCACTGACATATTTCCAATCTAATAAAAAAATAGCATGCAGTGTCTGGACCGCTTCCCCTTCCAGCAGAACATGCGTGTCACACCAAAAACCAAACTTGTTATCCTCACCAAGATATTCCACTCCCACATTCAGCCCACCGACAAATCCAATCTTTCCATCAATGACAATGATTTTTCGATGATTGCGGAAATTAAACTTTTGCGTAAACCATGCCGTTTTCAACGGCAGAAAAGGGTGAAGTTGAATCCCGGATTCCGCCATTTTCCTTCTATCCTGTTCAGAAAGGGAGAAACTTCCGAACGCATCATAGATCAACCTAACATCCACCCCTTCCTTTACTTTATCGGTCAGGATATCCATTAGCTCCTGCCCCAGCCGGTCAAAGCGAAATATATAATATTCTAAATGAATAAAGTCCTTTGCTTCCTTCAACCGCTGTTTCATTTCCAGAAAGGTTGCTTCGCCGTTTTTTAAAATTTCGGTTCTGGTATTTTGGTTTTGACCGGTTATTGTCACCCGTTCAAGATAGCCGGCAAAACAGCGCTGATGGTTATTGAGCAATGACAGCACTTTCAGTGGCCGCTCGCTTTTACGGAGTGCCTCGAACAGCTGACGTTCACTCGCACGCTTGCTTTTAAAAAGTGCTCCTGTAAAAAGTAATTGACCTGTATAAATATAGAAAATATAGCCTAATACCGGTACTAAAATTAACAGGCATGTCCATAAAAGTGTTCTCGGTACAGGACGATTCTGAAGCCATAACTCTGCCACCGTGAATAAAATTAAACCTACATATAAACAAATACATAGTGCCTTCAACCAAAACGGCCATCTTGTAAAAAAGACCATCCAGCCAAAAGTAAGCATCATCATGACAAAGAAAATTTCGATTCGTATTTTCATCATCCAGTTCTCCCACATCCTTTTAAAAATAAATACCCTTTCTACGATATAGTCAAACATAAAAAAGACGCCTGGCGCTGGCCAGACATCTATTTTTTCCGATATATTTTTTCACTTGAATTAAATTCTTCGTATTTTATGCCCTTGGGTAGCCCTAGGATTGATTCTTTATTTCCCAATCCCATGAATCCGCAGTCCGCCAGGCTGTCATAAAACAGACGATGAACCTGCTGCTGAAGGGCGTTGTCAAAATAGATCATGACATTGCGGCATAAAATCACATGAAACTCATTAAAAGAGCTGTCCGTGACCAAATTATGCTGGGCAAAAGTGAGGTTCTCGTTCAAGATGGGTGAAAAATAAGCAAACTGATGGTCCGTGGTATAGTACTCGGAGAACGCCATTTTCCCACCCGCTTTTAAGTAATTTTTCGTATATTGCTGCATCTTTTTTAGCGGAAAGGCTCCCTTTTGCGCAGCCATCAGGGCCTTTTCATTCATATCGGTTGCGTAGATTTTCGTTTTTTCCATTATCCCCTCCTCGTGCATCAGGATGGCCATGGAATAAACCTCCTCACCTGTCGCACAGCCGGCATGCCAAATCCGGATTTCAGGAAGCTCTCGAAGCAATGGCACCACTTCGTTCCGGAAAGCGACAAAGAAACTGGGATCTCGATACATTTCCGTCATTCGGATGGAAAAATCATTCAACAACAGTTCTAAAACACCTGGTTCGTGAAGCACTTTTTCCAATAAAGCGGTGATGGTCGGAAGTCTCTCCGCCTTCATCCGGTTTATAATCCTCCTGCCAATTGAACCACGGACATAGCTCCGGAAGTCATATCCATACATCTGATACATACCCTCAAGGAGCAATTTAATTTCTATTTCCTGAACCTCGTTTGGCTTGATTAGATTGATGTCTGTTACAATCTCCTTGGATGTTTGATTCAATCTTCATTCACCTGCTCGGTCAGCCACACCCGCATTAACGAGAATAACTGATTGATGTTTAATGGTTTCATAATATAATCAGAAGCCCCTGCTTCCATACACTTATCCCGTTCACCTTTCATCGCCTTAGCAGTTAATGCGATAATCGGCAGTCTTTCCATCTCCAAATCCTCGCGAATCACCTTCATCGCTTCATACCCACCCATTACAGGCATCATGATATCCATGAAAACCAGGTCAAAATCAGTTTGTTCCCTTAGGATTTCAATGGCCCGCTTACCGTTCTCTGCCACATAAACCTCGACACCTTTTTGCTCAAGGGCAGTTACAAGCGCAAACACATTCCGTCGATCATCTTCTACTAATAGCACTTTCTTTCCTTTAAAAAACGGGTTATCTGAAGACCCTGCTTCAATTTCCCCGATCGACTCCGCTTCTTCAATGGCCGATTCCTGTTCCTCTTGTATCCCGCTGACACTTACCGCTACTTCATCGAGTGCCAGTTGATCAAACGGAAGGTGATATTCAGCGATCTCGAGTCTTCTAGGGATATAGAGGGTAAATGTGCTTCCTATCTGCGGCTCACTTTGAACGGTAATCGCTCCGCCAAGTAAACGGGTAAATTCACGGCATATTGATAATCCTAAACCGGTTCCACCAAATTGCCGGTTAGTCGTACCGTCAACCTGTTGAAAAGCCTCGAAAATAATTTGCTGTTTCTCATGAGCAATTCCAATTCCTGTATCGGTCACAGAGATTGCTAGTACGATTTCCATCTCATCCAGGCCAGGCAATAGTTCCTCGGCCTTTTCTCGTTCTGCACATTCTATTTTGACAGTTACAGAGCCCTGTTCCGTAAATTTAAAGGCATTGGATAATAGATTCTTCCATATTTGCTGGAAACGTTGCCCGTCCGTCGTAATCACAGAAGGTACATTTGGAGCTGTCAGCACTTCAAAGCTTAGCTTCTTTTTCGCTGCAACAGGACCAAACATGCTCTTCATCATCTGCGGAATCTCGGTCACGTTCACTTCATCTGTTAAAATTTCAATCTTACCTGCTTCGATTTTTGATAAATCGAGGATATCGTCAATCAGCCTCAACAAATCATTTCCGGCCGTGTAGACAACCCGAGAGGATTCCTTTACTTCTGACATGTCCATTTCCTCTTCATTTTCCATCAGCATTTGCGAGAGAATTAGAATACTGTTTAATGGCGTACGCAGCTCATGTGACATATTCGCTAGAAAATCAGATTTATACTGTGAGCTCGCCTGCAGTTTCCTTGAATAGTCTTCAAGTTCACCCTTTGCTTTATTCAGCTCAAACGCCCTTTGTTCGGCGTATTGCTTCTGTTCTTCTAAATATTCATTGGTAATTCGCAGCTGTTCCTGCTGCATTTGCAATTCTTCCGATTGGGCTTGAAGTTCCTCTGATTGAGCCTGAAGTTCTTCGGTTAACACCTGTGATTCCCCGAGCAGTCTCTCTATTTCCATCCTTCCAGCGACATTGGTAATCGCTGACCCAAACTTATCCTGAAGCATATCCAATAATGTAATGTGCTGGGACCTAAACGACTGAAACGATGCAAACTCAACAACTGCTTCTACCCTGCCGTCGACTAAAATGGGCGCAACTAAAAGATTCCGCGGAGAAGAATCACCTAGCCCTGATGTGACTTTAAAATGTTCCTCTGGCAGCTGATCAATCAGGAAGATTCTTTTATCCAAAGCAGCCTGCCCGATTAACCCTTCCCCTAACTGGAAACTGACTCGCACATCTTCTTCCGAGGCAATGGCATAGCTAGCCTCTTTCACGTAACGAACTTCGCTGCCCTGATATCTACGTAAATAGATTACGCCACAGGCCGCATCAAGCAACGGGGCAAGCTTGGTGATAAAATCATGTGTCAATTCTGTCAGATCCGTTTTTCCTTGGTACATGGTCGAAATTTCTGCCATACTTTTCTGAACCCAGCTCTGTTTTTCAAGACTGCTGAGAAGTATGTTCATCGCTTCCGCAAGTTCACGGGTTTCATCGTGCGTGTTGACCTCAATTCTGGTGGCAAGGTCTACCTCTGGCTCACTTGAATTGGTAATCCCTTTAATCGTACGGATAACCTGTTTAATCGTTTTGACTATCGAATTGGACAAAAACACTGCGGTTGCAATTGTAACCATCGTAACCACGAGGATGATGCCATACAACGTGATGGTTAAATTGGCATTGTCTTGATTCAGCTTCTCCACACGCTTATTTGTCAGTTTCGTTTGATATTCAAGGAAGGAAACAAAGTGCGCTCGAAGCTCATCTGTCTTCTTTTTTCCTTTGTTATTAATAAAATAATCGTCCAAAGCGGGCTGGTTATTTATCCTTTTTTGTTTCACCACATAGTCTGCTGAATTGGTGATGTAGTTCGTAATCAGTGGTTTCATTTCTTCTAAATTTCGCTGCTGCGTCCCGTTATTCGCCAGCAAGGAATGAAGTGTATTATAATTGTCGAGCCAGTTCCGGCTAGCTGTATTATAGGGTTCTAGGTACTCCTCATTGCCTGTTATCACGAATCCTCTCATACCCGTTTCTATATCTAGTACATTTTTTTGAATCTGATTTGCTAAATTGTGGACCTCCATGTCATGCTGCGAAATGAATGCGACCTCTTTCTGCAACGCCGACATCCGATCCATGACAATCAGAAGGGAGACCACTAAGCAAATCAAAATGAAAAAATAGCCTGTAATAATTTTAGTATGAATGTTAAAGTGTAATCCCTTCATTGTACCCTCCCCTTTTTATAAAATGGCTGACTCTATCATATCGTTTCAGTCAATCTCACCCAATGGGAAATTGGTCCCAATCTTATTCTTAATAGTTTCAAATCCAAGCCAATCGGGTATAGACGAATGACACCACAATATAGGAGGTTAAAAATATGGCAACAACTACTACTACTAAATCGAAAGCAAAAAACAAATCCTTATCCGAAGCTCTTAACAAGCAGGTGGCGAACTTTAGTGTTCTTCATATGAAACTGCATCACTACCACTGGTATGTAAAGGGGGAGAATTTCTTCACCCTGCACCTTAAGTTTGAGGAGCTTTACAAAGAAGCTGCATTACATCTTGATACCATCGCTGAACGAATGCTCACGCAAAGGGGAATGCCGGTAGCAACACTCACAGAGTCGCTAAATCTTTCTACCGTAAAAGAAGCAACAGGTGATGAAGATGCACAGCAAATGGTCCAAACACTGGCTGATGATTTTGAGATGATTTGTGGCGAACTGACAGAGGGTATAACCCTTGCGGAGGAGAATGATGATGAGCCGACTGCTGATATGCTCGTTCATATTGGTACCTCATTAGAAAAGCACAGATGGATGTTTGAAGCGTATCTTGGTGGGTAAAAAACATAATTGGGGGTGTCAGCGAAAGTATGCTGACACCCTTTTATCATGAAGCATGTGTTGAAATCAAGACGAGACACATATCATCTTTTGGAGGATTTACGAGCTCCCAGCCAGGCTGCAACTGATGGAGTAGGACCGCAGGATCTGTCATGTCCTTGGACTGTAAGGTACGGACCAGTTTATCGGTGGCATCCTCATATTTCTCCTCCAGCCATTCTGATAACCCATCCGTAAACAACATAATGCGGGCATTTTCCCGATAAGGAATTACCCCTTTGGTGACTTCAATCTCTTCAAAGAATCCAAGTGCGCATGTACCTTCTGTTAGAAGCTTCACTTCCTGATCAACAATGGCAATCCCTGCAGGATGACCAGCATTGACATATTCAATCGTTTGCTTGTCCGTGTCGAGGACAAAGTAAATCGCCGTGAAATAGTAGTTTAATAAACTATCTGGCGTATACAGCTGAAGCATTCGCCTGTTTAGTTCCTTCATGACCATTTCCGGATCAACGATTCCCGTAATGGTATCCTTTAACGCAGAATATATGTACATCCCTACGAGGGAAGAGGAAATACCGTGCCCCATCATATCGAGCAGGATCACCCCATATTGGCTGGGACTAATCTGATACCAGGCATAGAAATCGCCGGCAAGCTCGAATGTTGGCCTATACACAGCTGAAATTTTGATATCCTTTTCCTGAAGCGGACCACTGAGCATGCTTCTCTGCACCTGCCTGGCCAGGTCGAGTTCATATTGAATTCGCCTGTCCCGTTCCTTCCGCAAGTCCTTTTCAAGCTTTAACCTTAGAACCGAACGAATCCGGGCAAGAAGCTCCACTTTATTAATCGGTTTCATCACATAATCAAGGGCTCCTGCATCCATCGCCTCTGCCATTTTGTTGGAATCTCCCATCGCCGTGACAAAAATAAT from Neobacillus sp. FSL H8-0543 includes:
- a CDS encoding Dps family protein is translated as MATTTTTKSKAKNKSLSEALNKQVANFSVLHMKLHHYHWYVKGENFFTLHLKFEELYKEAALHLDTIAERMLTQRGMPVATLTESLNLSTVKEATGDEDAQQMVQTLADDFEMICGELTEGITLAEENDDEPTADMLVHIGTSLEKHRWMFEAYLGG
- a CDS encoding fused response regulator/phosphatase, with product MPMNIAIVDDNKTNLMIVEKILRKAGYRHLVKLSSAAELYQFLQLDEPNPGEVPVHLILMDLMMPDIDGIEACRHVLANERFSDLPIIFVTAMGDSNKMAEAMDAGALDYVMKPINKVELLARIRSVLRLKLEKDLRKERDRRIQYELDLARQVQRSMLSGPLQEKDIKISAVYRPTFELAGDFYAWYQISPSQYGVILLDMMGHGISSSLVGMYIYSALKDTITGIVDPEMVMKELNRRMLQLYTPDSLLNYYFTAIYFVLDTDKQTIEYVNAGHPAGIAIVDQEVKLLTEGTCALGFFEEIEVTKGVIPYRENARIMLFTDGLSEWLEEKYEDATDKLVRTLQSKDMTDPAVLLHQLQPGWELVNPPKDDMCLVLISTHAS